The genomic segment AATGGCGGTTGCAGGGGAAGCACTAAAAACAAACATAACGACACTCGGGCCATTAGTCCTTCCTATGTCCGAGCAACTCCTTTTCTTCGTGACATTAGTCGCGAGGAAGATCTTCAAGATGAAAATCAAGCCTTACATACCCGATTTCAAGCTGGCGTTCGAGCATTTCTGCATACACGCAGGTGGAAGGGCTGTGCTGGATGAGATCGAGAAGAATCTCGAGCTCAGCCAGTGGCATATGGAGCCATCAAGAATGACACTTTACAGATTTGGAAACACATCAAGCAGCTCTTTGTGGTATGAATTGGCTTATTCTGAAGCTAAAGGGAGGATCAACAAAGGAGATAGGGCATGGCAAATTGCATTTGGCTCTGGATTTAAATGTAACAGTGCCGTGTGGCGCGCGCTGAGGACGATTAATCCTGCTAAAGAGAAGAATCCATGGATGGATGAGGTTCATGAATTCCCAGTAGAAGTACCTAGAATTGTCACAATTAGTGattcttgaaaatgatttttaaCTTTCCTTCAGCAAAATTTATATAGTATTATCATTCTTTGTTACCATAAAGATTGCACTgtacaatatgatttgattatttataaAAGTCATACCaattcttctaattttcttcAATCAATTTGGTTAGCAATATGTATCTGTTTTTGGTTACTGTTTTGGGGGGTTCTTTTAGTTCATATTATGACCATTTCAGTGGAGGACTTATTCCAGTTATGGGATAAGTTGAAATTCAATCTTGTCACAGTGATGTTGTGTTCTgatctttttgttttcttgaggACACTTTATTTCATGACACGGCCTCGGAAATAgtacttggttgatttttcatGTTACAAGCCTAAACCTGATGTTGTGTCCTAAGGAACTTTTCATGGAGAGATCAAAACAAATCAGGATTTTCACTGGGAGAATTTAGCCTTTCAGTGTCGGGGTTGGGACAGAAGATGTATTTCCCCGAGGCACTTGTGAGGATGCCCTCCTAACCTAGTATGACCGAGGCGAGGAAGGAGGCTGAGATGGTGATGTTTGGTGCCATCTACGAGCTGTTGGCGAAAAATTACTCCTACTGCTCCAATCATCAAAGTGAGATGTTTAAGGAGGTGTAGGTTAATAAACACTCTTATGATGAATGCTATTAAATGTCTTTCTTGACAAGTTTGGAAAAATCTTAAAAGACAGATAATATGAACACGAGATGGTAAAATCTAGTGAAAATGGATTTTAAGAATGTCCTAGTGGAGTGGATCACATCAATGTCTACTAACTACCAATACTGGATGATTGTCCCACTTCTAAAAATGTGTTTCATTGACTTTCTCTCATATTGGAAAGTGAACTCACCTACCCATGTCAGAAGAATAACCAACTCTAATTGTATGAAAACTTGGAACTTTACATTTCATCTATTTAGATCAAATGTTAAAAAAGTTCCAATACTAGCTGTTTGATTGTATCAATGTTGTATCAGATGAATCCTAATACTAATGCACCTGCAGTGAGTTCAAAAAACAGAACACTCAATTGGTTCTATGGCAACAATAGATCAGTGTTTGTCTCAAATTGCACATTCCGGATGGGAGGTGCTGCAGTTCTGCTTTCAAACAGACCATCAGACCGATGTCGTTCCAAGTACCAACTCATCCACACAGTACGTACACACAAGGGCGTGGATGAAAGGAGCAATGGCTGTGTGTTCCGGGAGGAGGAAGAGAAGGAGGAGGTAGGCGTTGCCCTGTCGAAGGACGTAATGGCCGTTGCAGGAGAAGCACCACTAACCAACATCAGGACTCATGAGCCACTAGTCCTTCCTATGTCCGAGGAGCTCCTTTTCTTCGCGACATTAGTCGTGAGGAAGATCTTCAAGATGAAAATCAAGCCTTACATACCTAATTTCAAGCTGGCGTTCGAGCATTTTTGCGTACAGTCTTGTGACTTGGTTCAATTATGGGATAGGTTGAAATTCAATCTAGTGACTGTGACTTTGTGCTCTGCTCTTGTGGTTTTCTTAGGGACACTTAATTTCATGACAAGACCTAGGAACGTgtacttggttgatttttcatGTTACAAGCCTAAGCCTGATGTTATGTGTCCTGAGGAACTTTTCATGGAGAGATCAAAACAAGCTGGGATCTTCACTGAGGAGAATTTAGCCTTTCAGAAAAAGATACTGGAGAGGTCGGGGTTAGGACAGAAGACGTATTTACCCGAATCACTCCTGAGTGTGCCTGCGGAACCTAGTATGGCCAAGGCGAGGAAGGAAGCTGAGATGGTGATGTTTGGTGCCATCGACGAGTTGTTGGCGAAAACCGGGGTGAAGGCTAAGGATATTGGGATACTTGTAGTGAATTGCAGCTTGTTCAATCCAACACCATCACTTTCTTCCATGATTGTTAACCATTACAAGCTGGGAGAAAATGTTATGACCTACAATCTTGGTGGCATGGGCTGCAGTGCTGGCCTCATTTCTATTGACCTTGCCAAACAACTATTGCAGGTTGTTCCTTTCTAACTTACAGTCTAGTCGGCCAAGTTTCTACGAAGCCAAAAATGCTTATTTTAGAGAGTCAAGGCTTTTGGTCAAACttctagaaaaaaataatggttGCGAATAGTAACAGAAGTTGTTTTTCAGAAGCTGAAGAAATCAGTTTTCCTCCGAAAGGCACTTCTTGAAAGCTTGGCCGAGCATGAACTACTGCATCAACGTTGTCAAAAGTGTTTTCCAAATCGACTACTAAAAACACTTTCAGAATAAGCAGATTTTAGAAGTTTGGCAAAACAGACTATTCGTTACCTACTAGTAGTGACCTTGCTGCCACgatcttaatatttttaaatcaaatattaaaattttcaatactaactgttttgattttttcaatGGTGTATCAGGTCAATCCTAATTCATATGCACTTGTTGTAAGTACGGAAAACATAACACTCAATTGGTACTTTGGCAACAACAGATCAATGCTTGTCTCAAATTGCATATTCAGGATGGGAGGTGCTGCAGTTCTGCTGTCAAACAGATCATCAGACCAACGTTGTTCCAAGTACCAACTCATCCACACAGTACGTACGCACAAGGGTGCGGA from the Capsicum annuum cultivar UCD-10X-F1 unplaced genomic scaffold, UCD10Xv1.1 ctg20757, whole genome shotgun sequence genome contains:
- the LOC124890614 gene encoding 3-ketoacyl-CoA synthase 11-like, which produces MAVAGEALKTNITTLGPLVLPMSEQLLFFVTLVARKIFKMKIKPYIPDFKLAFEHFCIHAGGRAVLDEIEKNLELSQWHMEPSRMTLYRFGNTSSSSLWYELAYSEAKGRINKGDRAWQIAFGSGFKCNSAVWRALRTINPAKEKNPWMDEVHEFPVEVPRIVTISDS
- the LOC124890613 gene encoding 3-ketoacyl-CoA synthase 20-like yields the protein MTEARKEAEMVMFGAIYELLAKNYSYCSNHQSEMFKEMNPNTNAPAVSSKNRTLNWFYGNNRSVFVSNCTFRMGGAAVLLSNRPSDRCRSKYQLIHTVRTHKGVDERSNGCVFREEEEKEEVGVALSKDVMAVAGEAPLTNIRTHEPLVLPMSEELLFFATLVVRKIFKMKIKPYIPNFKLAFEHFCVQSCDLVQLWDRLKFNLVTVTLCSALVVFLGTLNFMTRPRNVYLVDFSCYKPKPDVMCPEELFMERSKQAGIFTEENLAFQKKILERSGLGQKTYLPESLLSVPAEPSMAKARKEAEMVMFGAIDELLAKTGVKAKDIGILVVNCSLFNPTPSLSSMIVNHYKLGENVMTYNLGGMGCSAGLISIDLAKQLLQVNPNSYALVVSTENITLNWYFGNNRSMLVSNCIFRMGGAAVLLSNRSSDQRCSKYQLIHTVRTHKGADETSYGCVFQEEDVDKKDVGVALSKDLMA